The Primulina eburnea isolate SZY01 chromosome 13, ASM2296580v1, whole genome shotgun sequence genome includes a region encoding these proteins:
- the LOC140808831 gene encoding AT-hook motif nuclear-localized protein 23-like, translating into MAGLDLGSASHFVSQLHRPDLGHLQRSEDESNRSLFSDENTDNSHQGLDLVNSNNSPGDAAARRPRGRPPGSKNRPKPPVIITRESANTLRAHILEVSGGCDVFEVVATYARKRQRGVCILSGTGTVNNVSLRQPAAAGSVVTLHGRFEILSLSGSFLPPPAPPGATSLTIYLAGGQGQVVGGNVVGALIASGPVIIIAASFTNVAYERLPLEEEEALQLQTPPPSHPNSGGGSGGIQFPDPSSMGLPLFNLPLNGQLPMDGAWASNSGGRQPY; encoded by the coding sequence ATGGCTGGTTTGGATTTAGGTTCAGCTTCTCACTTTGTTTCTCAGCTCCACAGGCCAGACCTTGGCCATCTTCAAAGATCTGAAGATGAATCGAATCGCAGTCTCTTTTCAGATGAAAACACGGATAATTCTCATCAGGGTTTGGATTTAGTCAACTCTAACAACAGCCCCGGTGATGCGGCGGCTCGTAGGCCAAGAGGGCGTCCTCCTGGATCTAAAAACAGGCCAAAACCTCCGGTGATAATAACGCGTGAAAGCGCAAACACTCTGCGAGCTCATATACTGGAGGTGAGCGGCGGATGCGACGTGTTTGAGGTGGTGGCGACCTACGCAAGGAAGCGACAGAGAGGGGTTTGCATACTGAGCGGAACAGGGACTGTCAACAACGTCAGCCTACGGCAGCCTGCAGCGGCAGGCAGCGTGGTCACCCTCCACGGTAGGTTCGAGATTTTGTCCTTGTCAGGGTCCTTTCTTCCGCCGCCTGCACCACCAGGCGCCACTAGCTTGACCATATATCTCGCCGGCGGACAGGGACAGGTGGTGGGAGGGAATGTTGTGGGAGCTTTGATTGCATCAGGGCCGGTTATTATCATAGCAGCGTCATTCACCAACGTGGCGTACGAAAGGCTACCTTTGGAGGAAGAGGAAGCCCTCCAGTTGCAGACTCCGCCTCCTTCTCACCCTAACTCCGGTGGTGGAAGTGGAGGGATCCAGTTTCCGGATCCTTCGTCGATGGGGCTTCCATTATTCAATCTACCACTCAACGGTCAGCTCCCAATGGACGGTGCATGGGCATCAAACTCCGGCGGCCGGCAGCCATATTAG
- the LOC140808832 gene encoding agamous-like MADS-box protein AGL80 — protein sequence MTRKKVTMAYIDNEAERKASFKKRKKGLIKKVSEINILCGVEACAVIYSSFEPPVVWPSHEVARTVIQRFKNLPDIEKTKRMVNQESFTRHEIRKAEERLRRLKKENKRKELEIFMYMVIEGKASMRDFDPRDAREMGSIIHETLEEIESRMKALEKAGGGGGVQSVMSPGGSRGGDGEGVNSTAPGSSTFPFI from the coding sequence ATGACAAGAAAGAAGGTCACCATGGCCTACATTGACAACGAAGCAGAAAGGAAGGCCTCGttcaagaaaagaaagaaggGCTTAATCAAAAAAGTCAGCGAGATCAATATCCTCTGTGGCGTCGAGGCTTGCGCGGTTATATACAGCTCCTTCGAACCTCCGGTGGTGTGGCCGTCGCATGAGGTGGCGCGGACAGTGATCCAGCGTTTCAAGAATTTGCCGGACATCGAAAAAACCAAAAGAATGGTGAATCAGGAGAGCTTCACTAGACACGAGATCAGGAAAGCGGAGGAGAGGCTGCGCCGCCtgaagaaggaaaataagcgcAAGGAACTGGAGATTTTCATGTACATGGTGATAGAGGGAAAGGCTAGCATGAGGGATTTCGATCCTCGGGATGCGAGGGAGATGGGTTCTATCATTCATGAGACACTGGAGGAGATCGAGTCGAGGATGAAGGCCCTTGAGAAagctggtggtggtggtggtgtgcAGTCAGTGATGAGTCCAGGTGGCAGCCGCGGTGGTGACGGTGAAGGGGTGAATTCTACTGCTCCAGGATCGAGCACATTCCCTTTTATTTGA
- the LOC140810973 gene encoding uric acid degradation bifunctional protein TTL-like isoform X2 — protein sequence MESSVVLGEKELFACCGSVKFAKEMAASGPFSGYLEAVGAASDIWFNKVDVNGWLEAFSAHPQIGESPSKTHKSPTSAQWSKGEQSTALATATDSTLQELYEWNARYRQKFGFVFLIFASGRSSPEILAEMKRRCQNRPIVELELAAKEQMKITELRLSKLFSANATTASTTNTQYGSDVTKARDRVSHISGHFVAVKETPAEKSAEIVSRTRPPITTHVLDIARGSPAAGIEVLLETWGNNQSRPLFGQMDSSHNWKLQGSSTTDKDGRSGQLMKMVDVLSPGIYRISFNTGRYNPTGFFPYVSIVFEVRDSQKLEHFHVPLLLSPFSFSTYRGS from the exons ATGGAATCTTCAGTAGTTTTGGGTGAGAAAGAGTTGTTCGCATGCTGTGGAAGCGTAAAATTTGCCAAAGAAATGGCGGCTTCCGGGCCCTTTTCTGGTTATCTAGAAGCCGTCGGTGCTGCCAGTGATATATGGTTCAATAAA GTGGATGTAAATGGATGGCTAGAAGCTTTTTCTGCACATCCTCAGATTGGTGAAAGCCCATCGAAGACCCACAAAAGTCCCACCAGCGCTCA GTGGAGCAAGGGAGAGCAGTCGACTGCTTTAGCTACTGCCACTGACTCTACCTTACAG GAGCTATATGAGTGGAATGCTCGCTATCGGCAGAAGTTTGGGTTTGTGTTTTTGATATTTGCATCTGGAAGAAGTTCCCCGGAGATACTGGCAGAGATGAAG AGACGATGTCAGAACAGACCAATAGTCGAACTCGAGCTTGCAGCCAAGGAACAAATGAAGATAACAGAACTACGTCTTTCTAAGCTATTTTCAGCTAATGCAACTACTGCTTCCACAACCAACACCCAGTATGGTTCGGATGTGACAAAAGCTAGAG ATCGAGTGAGCCATATCAGTGGACATTTCGTTGCTGTAAAGGAAACTCCTGCTGAGAAATCTGCTGAAATAGTTTCAAGGACACGCCCACCTATCACAACACATGTTCTTGATATAGCTCGTGGTTCTCCAGCTGCTGGTATTGAAGTCCTTCTCGAGACATGGGGCAACAATCAATCCCGACCATTATTTGGTCAAATGGATTCAAGTCATAATTGGAAGCTCCAAGGTTCTTCAACTACAGATAAAGATGGAAGAAGCGGTCAGCTGATGAAAATGGTGGATGTCTTGAGCCCTGGCATATACCGGATCAGTTTCAATACTGGGAGATATAATCCGACAGGCTTCTTCCCATACGTCTCTATTGTCTTTGAAGTCAGGGATTCGCAAAAGTTGGAGCATTTTCATGTCCCGCTGTTGCTTTCTCCATTTTCATTCAGCACTTACCGTGGGAGCTAG
- the LOC140810973 gene encoding uric acid degradation bifunctional protein TTL-like isoform X1: MESSVVLGEKELFACCGSVKFAKEMAASGPFSGYLEAVGAASDIWFNKVDVNGWLEAFSAHPQIGESPSKTHKSPTSAQWSKGEQSTALATATDSTLQELYEWNARYRQKFGFVFLIFASGRSSPEILAEMKRRCQNRPIVELELAAKEQMKITELRLSKLFSANATTASTTNTQYGSDVTKAREDRVSHISGHFVAVKETPAEKSAEIVSRTRPPITTHVLDIARGSPAAGIEVLLETWGNNQSRPLFGQMDSSHNWKLQGSSTTDKDGRSGQLMKMVDVLSPGIYRISFNTGRYNPTGFFPYVSIVFEVRDSQKLEHFHVPLLLSPFSFSTYRGS, from the exons ATGGAATCTTCAGTAGTTTTGGGTGAGAAAGAGTTGTTCGCATGCTGTGGAAGCGTAAAATTTGCCAAAGAAATGGCGGCTTCCGGGCCCTTTTCTGGTTATCTAGAAGCCGTCGGTGCTGCCAGTGATATATGGTTCAATAAA GTGGATGTAAATGGATGGCTAGAAGCTTTTTCTGCACATCCTCAGATTGGTGAAAGCCCATCGAAGACCCACAAAAGTCCCACCAGCGCTCA GTGGAGCAAGGGAGAGCAGTCGACTGCTTTAGCTACTGCCACTGACTCTACCTTACAG GAGCTATATGAGTGGAATGCTCGCTATCGGCAGAAGTTTGGGTTTGTGTTTTTGATATTTGCATCTGGAAGAAGTTCCCCGGAGATACTGGCAGAGATGAAG AGACGATGTCAGAACAGACCAATAGTCGAACTCGAGCTTGCAGCCAAGGAACAAATGAAGATAACAGAACTACGTCTTTCTAAGCTATTTTCAGCTAATGCAACTACTGCTTCCACAACCAACACCCAGTATGGTTCGGATGTGACAAAAGCTAGAG AAGATCGAGTGAGCCATATCAGTGGACATTTCGTTGCTGTAAAGGAAACTCCTGCTGAGAAATCTGCTGAAATAGTTTCAAGGACACGCCCACCTATCACAACACATGTTCTTGATATAGCTCGTGGTTCTCCAGCTGCTGGTATTGAAGTCCTTCTCGAGACATGGGGCAACAATCAATCCCGACCATTATTTGGTCAAATGGATTCAAGTCATAATTGGAAGCTCCAAGGTTCTTCAACTACAGATAAAGATGGAAGAAGCGGTCAGCTGATGAAAATGGTGGATGTCTTGAGCCCTGGCATATACCGGATCAGTTTCAATACTGGGAGATATAATCCGACAGGCTTCTTCCCATACGTCTCTATTGTCTTTGAAGTCAGGGATTCGCAAAAGTTGGAGCATTTTCATGTCCCGCTGTTGCTTTCTCCATTTTCATTCAGCACTTACCGTGGGAGCTAG
- the LOC140810972 gene encoding 3-hydroxyisobutyryl-CoA hydrolase 1-like, with translation MASIYSTNGETDQVLVEEKFSVRIFTLNRPKQLNALSFEMVSRLLELFITCREDSTVKLLILKGKGRAFCAGGDVAAVVRDITKGNWRSGASYFRKEFTLNYVMATYSKLQVSILNGIVMGGGAGASVHGRFRVATENSLFSMPETALGLFPDVGSSYYLSRIPGFFGEYVGLTGARLDGAEMLACGLATHFVRSERLSLLEEALCKADSSDPAVISSTISQFSHVPQLKKSSVYYRLNIINKCFSRRTIEDIIGSLEIENNGKDEWFTSTIQTLRKASPTSLKISLRSIREGRLQGVGKCLVREFRMVSHVVRGEISKDFVEGCRAILLDKDRNPKWNPAKIEDVSEEMVDRYFSKLDEDDWEDLELPVRSNLTAHAIAKL, from the exons ATGGCTTCAATCTATTCAACCAACGGAGAAACTGATCAG GTTTTGGTGGAAGAGAAGTTTTCTGTGAGAATTTTCACACTCAACAGACCGAAGCAACTCAATGCACTTTCCTTTGAAATG GTGTCCCGTTTGTTGGAGCTTTTTATCACTTGCAGGGAAGATTCCACTGTTAAATTATTAATCTTAAAG ggCAAAGGGAGAGCATTTTGTGCGGGAGGTGATGTTGCAGCAGTTGTTCGTGATATCACTAAAG GTAATTGGAGGTCTGGTGCCAGTTATTTCAGAAAAGAATTTACTTTGAATTATGTGATGGCGACATACAGTAAACTCCAG GTTTCAATTCTCAATGGTATTGTCATGGGAGGAGGAGCAGGTGCTTCTGTACATGGTAGATTTCGTGTCGCTACAGAGAACTCG CTTTTTTCCATGCCTGAAACCGCATTGGGACTCTTCCCTGACGTAGGCTCCTCTTACTATTTGTCAAGAATCCCTGGTTTCTTCG GAGAATATGTTGGTCTGACAGGAGCAAGGTTGGATGGTGCTGAGATGCTCGCTTGTGGTCTAGCAACTCACTTTGTCCGATCAGAG AGATTATCATTGTTAGAAGAAGCTCTGTGTAAAGCAGATTCTAGTGATCCAGCTGTCATCTCTTCTACTATCAGTCAATTTTCGCATGTACCACAATTGAAAAAGAGCAGTGTTTACTACAG GTTGAACATCATCAATAAGTGTTTTTCCCGAAGAACAATTGAGGACATTATAGGTTCCCTT GAGATAGAAAATAATGGGAAGGATGAATGGTTCACTTCCACAATTCAGACATTGAGGAAAGCTTCTCCAACAAGCCTTAAAATTTCTCTCAGATCG ATTAGAGAAGGGCGACTCCAAGGCGTGGGTAAATGCCTTGTTCGAGAATTCAGAATGGTTTCTCATGTCGTGCGGGGAGAAATTAGTAAAGACTTTGTCGAG GGTTGCAGAGCTATACTACTGGACAAGGATAGAAATCCTAAG TGGAATCCTGCCAAAATAGAGGACGTGAGCGAGGAAATGGTGGATCGATACTTCTCCAAGCTAGACGAGGATGACTGGGAAGATTTGGAGCTCCCTGTAAGATCAAATTTAACTGCACATGCCATTGCCAAACTTTGA